Below is a genomic region from Fervidobacterium sp..
GTATTCTCAACTTCCATTCCTCGAACAAGTCCATCCGTGCTATCCATGGCAACAGTTCTGACTGTGTTATCACCTATCAGTTGCTCAACTTCAAGAACAAGTTTTTTTCCAGTCTGAGGGTTTATTACAACGAGCGCATCGTATATATCAGGTAACTCGCCTTCAGAAAATTTAACGTCTACGACAGGACCTATTATTCTTACAATCTTTCCGATGGACTTTTTAGACACTTATCTCACTCCCTTTAACCGTGGTATTAAAAATCCACGTATAAGTATTATTCTTCTTTAAGCGCATCTGCACCAGTAACTATTTCAATAAGCTCTTGTGTTATAGAAGCTTGTCTTGCCTTGTTGTATTCAATTGTAAGTAGCCTAACAACCTCTTCAGCATTTTCTGTTGCATTGCGCATGGCGTTTTGTCGAGCGTAAAGTTCGCTGATTTTTGTTTCAAACGCAAGAGAGAACAAAACACTTGCTGCATAAAATTCTATAAGCCTTATTTGAAATTCGTCTTCGAGTGGCTCAAACTCATATCTATCTCCTTGAAGATTTGACTCACTTCTTACAAATGGTACAAGTTGAAAAACATCAGGTACCTGAGCAAGTTTATTTTTGAATCTCCCGTACACTACCTTTACTGAAGATATATTGTTTGAAACGAGATCATTTACAACCGTTTGAGTAAATTCGAAAGTTGGTGTATCGTAGGAATGTTCATATATCCTTGCAACCTTTTCGTTCTTTCTGAAAACTGGAACAATTTTTGCACCAATTAGATAAATATAATCGAAGCTTTCCTTCTTTATCAAACTTGAAGCTTTTTTTGATAATTCGGAAGGAAAAGAACCGCACAAACCCATGTCAGTCCCAATTACAACTATCGCGCTTTTACCCTCTCCAGTGATAAACGGATGCTTTACGTCAAAATGAACTTTTTCAACAATATTCCTGGTTTCGTTTAAAAATTCGCGTGCCATCTGAAGCCTTTTTTCGACTTTTTTGATTTGAGCAGTTGAAACCATTTCCATAGCTTTTGTGATTTTTTTTAAGGACTGTGTTGCATTTATCCTTCTTTTGATCTGCAGTAACTTGCCACGACTCATGCACTATCACTTCCCGTATGTTTTAAGAAACTCTTCTTTAAACTCCTTTATCACTCCGTGCAGCTTTGCCTCCAATTCTTTTGTCAACTGTTTACCAACTCTTATTTCTTCAAGAATGTCAGAATATTTGTCTTTGAAAAACTTGAGTAATCCTTCTTCAAACGGTTTCACCAAATTTAACGATAAATCATCAAGATAACCATTAACACCCGCAAATAGAACCACTATTTGTTCTTCAACTTCCATAGGACTATATTGAGGTTGTTTCATAAGCTCCATCAGCCTTTGACCTCGGGTTATTTGAGCTTGTGTTGTTGGATCAAGTTCTGTGGCAAATTGAGCAAATGTTTCAAGTTCTTGATACTGGGCAAGATCAAGTTTCAAAGACCCCGCTACTTGTTTCATGGCTTTTATTTGAGCAGCACCTCCAACACGCGATACTGAAAGTCCTATATTAACAGCGGGTCTTTGACCG
It encodes:
- the atpG gene encoding ATP synthase F1 subunit gamma; the encoded protein is MSRGKLLQIKRRINATQSLKKITKAMEMVSTAQIKKVEKRLQMAREFLNETRNIVEKVHFDVKHPFITGEGKSAIVVIGTDMGLCGSFPSELSKKASSLIKKESFDYIYLIGAKIVPVFRKNEKVARIYEHSYDTPTFEFTQTVVNDLVSNNISSVKVVYGRFKNKLAQVPDVFQLVPFVRSESNLQGDRYEFEPLEDEFQIRLIEFYAASVLFSLAFETKISELYARQNAMRNATENAEEVVRLLTIEYNKARQASITQELIEIVTGADALKEE